In the Lysinibacillus sp. PLM2 genome, one interval contains:
- a CDS encoding glycine betaine/L-proline ABC transporter ATP-binding protein, whose product MTLKIKIDSVTKIFGPRPKKVIPLVEKGMTKDEILKKTGHTVGVFNASMEVMEGETFVIMGLSGSGKSSLIRCLNLLNKPTSGAIYVDGENIVEYSRTQLKEFRQKKIAMVFQHFGLFSHRTVLENIAYGLEIRGLTKEERYDIAQKQLEIVGLKGYEHKFPDELSGGMRQRVGIARALANDPDILLMDEPFSALDPLIRREMQLELLDLQNRLKKTIIFITHDVNEAFRIGDRVAVMKDGMVEQIGTPEEILEEPANDYITDFIRDIDRSKILKAENIMVNPYGLVSLEEGLNVAVKVMRENGISSAFVTNRNQQLQGMITIDRAIDGIKQKKLLGDVLSTNVKTVRPEDYVQDIIQYALESKYPLVVVNEEEQIQGIILRVHVLASLISDNTVENEEIEAVKEVEVIT is encoded by the coding sequence ATGACATTAAAAATAAAGATTGATAGTGTCACGAAAATTTTTGGCCCAAGACCAAAAAAAGTCATTCCTTTAGTAGAAAAAGGAATGACTAAAGACGAAATTTTGAAAAAGACAGGTCATACAGTCGGGGTTTTCAATGCCTCCATGGAGGTTATGGAAGGTGAAACCTTTGTAATTATGGGACTGTCGGGAAGTGGTAAGTCTTCATTAATTCGTTGTTTGAATTTATTGAATAAGCCAACATCAGGTGCCATCTATGTTGATGGGGAAAATATTGTTGAATATAGCCGCACCCAATTAAAAGAATTCCGTCAGAAAAAAATAGCGATGGTTTTCCAGCATTTTGGTTTGTTTAGTCATCGTACAGTATTAGAGAACATTGCATATGGTCTTGAAATTCGCGGTTTAACGAAAGAAGAGCGCTATGACATTGCTCAAAAACAGCTGGAGATTGTCGGGCTAAAGGGTTATGAGCATAAGTTTCCAGACGAACTTTCTGGAGGTATGAGACAACGAGTTGGTATTGCAAGAGCTCTTGCAAATGATCCAGACATATTACTAATGGATGAGCCGTTTAGTGCCCTTGATCCACTGATTCGTAGAGAAATGCAACTAGAATTACTCGACTTGCAAAATCGTCTTAAAAAAACGATTATCTTTATTACCCACGATGTGAACGAGGCGTTTAGAATTGGTGATCGAGTTGCCGTTATGAAGGATGGCATGGTTGAACAAATTGGAACTCCTGAAGAAATTTTGGAGGAGCCTGCAAATGACTATATTACAGACTTCATACGTGATATTGATCGGTCTAAAATTTTGAAGGCAGAAAATATCATGGTAAATCCATACGGGCTTGTATCTTTAGAAGAAGGTCTAAATGTTGCCGTAAAGGTCATGCGTGAGAATGGTATTTCCAGTGCATTTGTCACAAACCGAAATCAACAGCTTCAAGGAATGATTACGATAGACAGAGCTATTGATGGAATAAAACAGAAAAAATTACTGGGGGATGTGTTATCCACAAATGTTAAAACCGTCCGACCAGAAGACTATGTACAAGACATTATTCAATATGCGTTAGAGTCAAAATATCCTCTAGTGGTCGTAAATGAAGAGGAACAGATACAAGGAATTATCTTAAGAGTACATGTGCTCGCAAGTTTAATTAGTGATAACACGGTCGAAAA
- a CDS encoding ABC transporter permease has protein sequence MDDFFNIRIPIGDGVAAFIDFLANNFERFFDFIFVIASSLIKWLETGLLAIPWWILIMIIFAIGWYFKSLYSGVLYAFFMFLIGTFELWPETITTISVVLISVVLSLLIGIPLGIGMAFSKTMSVIMRPILDAMQTMPSFVYLIPVIFFFPLGNVPAVIATIIYALPPVIRLTELGLRNVDKEVIESAQSFGSSHLQMLTKVQLPQALPTIMAGVNQTTMMALAMAVVGSMVGAQGLGERVLYAINRIDISLGFEAGISIVFLAIIIDRVTDGIANRLQRQRRNFA, from the coding sequence ATGGACGATTTTTTCAATATTCGAATACCAATCGGAGATGGTGTTGCAGCATTTATTGATTTTTTGGCAAATAATTTTGAACGCTTCTTTGACTTCATATTTGTTATTGCATCTTCGTTAATCAAGTGGTTAGAAACTGGACTATTGGCAATACCGTGGTGGATTTTAATTATGATTATCTTTGCTATAGGCTGGTATTTTAAAAGTTTATATAGTGGTGTACTCTATGCTTTTTTCATGTTTTTAATAGGAACCTTTGAACTATGGCCGGAAACTATTACGACTATATCTGTTGTTTTAATATCTGTCGTATTATCCCTTTTAATAGGAATTCCATTAGGAATCGGTATGGCATTCAGTAAAACTATGTCCGTTATAATGCGGCCAATTCTTGACGCAATGCAAACAATGCCAAGTTTCGTATATCTTATTCCTGTCATCTTTTTCTTCCCATTAGGAAATGTCCCAGCAGTAATTGCTACGATTATTTATGCACTTCCTCCTGTCATCCGTTTAACGGAGTTAGGGTTACGCAATGTTGATAAGGAAGTAATTGAATCAGCTCAATCTTTTGGTTCTTCTCATTTACAAATGCTCACGAAAGTTCAACTGCCACAAGCACTACCAACAATTATGGCCGGTGTTAACCAAACTACTATGATGGCTTTAGCGATGGCTGTTGTTGGCTCTATGGTTGGAGCGCAAGGATTAGGAGAACGTGTATTATACGCTATTAATCGAATTGATATATCTTTAGGTTTTGAAGCAGGGATTAGTATTGTATTTTTAGCAATCATTATTGATCGTGTTACAGATGGCATTGCGAATCGTCTTCAAAGGCAAAGGAGGAATTTCGCATGA
- a CDS encoding histidine ABC transporter substrate-binding protein, producing the protein MKKIIFTCLLFAVFLITACGNSEDNASSIDVIKFADAGWDSIRVHNSIAQTIIEEGYGYETEVTNGTTAATMQALQQGDINVYMEVWTDNVKDIYEEMLEKGDIVTLATNFADNNQGLYVPTYVIEGDAERGIEPVAPDLKTVQDLEKYPQIFQDPEDSSKGRVIGAPSSWAVSEHLETKLETYGLDEYYNYLAPGSDAAIVAELAGAYQNGEPWVGYYWSPTWVTASYDLTLLEDNPYEAETWESTKGTEFPPNDVVISVHKDFPNQASEVAEFLSNYKSSNAATEEMLKYMGENELDPDETAEWWLKENEAIWTEWVPEEVAEKVKASLQ; encoded by the coding sequence ATGAAAAAAATTATTTTTACGTGTTTATTATTTGCGGTATTTCTTATAACCGCCTGTGGCAATAGCGAGGATAATGCAAGTAGCATTGATGTCATTAAGTTTGCAGATGCCGGATGGGATAGTATAAGAGTCCATAATAGTATTGCGCAAACTATTATTGAGGAAGGCTATGGCTATGAGACTGAGGTGACAAATGGTACAACCGCCGCCACAATGCAGGCACTTCAGCAAGGAGATATCAATGTCTATATGGAAGTATGGACAGATAATGTAAAAGATATCTATGAGGAGATGCTTGAAAAAGGCGATATTGTTACATTAGCAACAAATTTTGCTGATAACAATCAAGGATTATATGTTCCAACTTACGTGATAGAAGGCGATGCAGAAAGAGGTATTGAACCAGTTGCACCAGACTTAAAAACGGTTCAAGACTTAGAAAAGTATCCGCAAATTTTCCAAGACCCAGAAGATAGCAGTAAAGGGCGTGTAATCGGTGCGCCATCGAGTTGGGCAGTTAGTGAACACTTGGAGACGAAACTTGAAACATATGGACTTGACGAATATTACAATTATTTAGCACCAGGATCGGATGCTGCCATCGTTGCAGAATTAGCTGGTGCATATCAAAATGGAGAGCCATGGGTTGGTTATTATTGGTCCCCGACATGGGTTACGGCTTCTTATGATTTAACATTGCTTGAAGACAATCCTTACGAAGCAGAAACATGGGAAAGTACAAAAGGAACTGAATTCCCACCAAACGATGTTGTCATTTCTGTTCATAAGGATTTTCCTAATCAAGCTAGTGAGGTTGCAGAATTTCTAAGCAACTATAAATCTAGTAACGCAGCAACTGAAGAAATGTTGAAGTACATGGGTGAAAATGAGTTAGACCCTGATGAAACGGCCGAGTGGTGGTTAAAGGAGAATGAAGCTATTTGGACTGAATGGGTACCAGAAGAAGTGGCTGAAAAAGTGAAAGCTTCTCTTCAATAA
- the ybaS gene encoding hypothetical protein gives MLEQINSRLQKLMPVLTPLSLIIGVFLEDVGSQVMFLVPWIFAFMTLASSLSLNLHGLKSFIKYPWVILASITFLHILMPLWAYLVSSFIFHDQFLTLGFILSVAVPTGVTSFIWISICKGHLTLGLSIILIDTLIAPFVMPTLVHIVVGQAVEIDTLSLMLDLLWMIVLPSIIGLILNEYTKGRIEKTLGKTLAPFQKISLFLIVMINSSVIAPYLKNITWEIIVIILVVLFISISGYVFCLVTGHFLWREESIVTSFVFAGGMRNIAVGVVIASTYFPAKVAMPVVFGMMFQQVLAAQFSRVIEIYKEKLTKSSAEELESSTIHKG, from the coding sequence ATGTTAGAGCAAATAAATAGTAGGTTGCAAAAGTTAATGCCGGTTTTGACGCCATTAAGTCTTATTATCGGGGTTTTTTTAGAAGATGTAGGTAGTCAAGTGATGTTTTTAGTTCCATGGATTTTCGCGTTTATGACACTTGCTAGTAGTCTAAGTCTAAATCTCCATGGGTTAAAAAGTTTTATAAAATATCCATGGGTTATTTTAGCATCTATTACCTTTTTACATATTTTAATGCCTTTATGGGCGTATTTGGTGTCGAGTTTCATTTTCCATGACCAATTTTTAACCTTAGGGTTTATATTGTCTGTTGCAGTGCCTACAGGAGTAACTAGTTTTATATGGATTAGTATTTGTAAGGGACACTTAACCCTTGGTCTATCCATCATTTTAATTGATACTCTTATCGCACCATTTGTAATGCCAACGCTAGTACATATTGTGGTCGGCCAAGCAGTAGAAATTGATACTTTATCACTGATGCTTGATTTATTATGGATGATTGTATTGCCTTCGATTATCGGTTTGATTCTTAATGAATATACAAAAGGTCGTATCGAAAAAACATTGGGCAAAACATTGGCTCCTTTTCAGAAAATTAGTCTATTTCTAATCGTCATGATAAATAGCAGTGTTATTGCACCATACTTAAAAAATATTACGTGGGAAATTATTGTCATCATATTGGTTGTATTGTTTATTTCGATATCAGGATATGTTTTTTGTTTAGTCACTGGGCATTTTTTATGGAGAGAGGAAAGCATTGTAACATCTTTTGTATTCGCTGGAGGAATGCGAAACATTGCGGTTGGAGTTGTTATTGCAAGTACATATTTTCCTGCAAAGGTAGCCATGCCCGTTGTCTTTGGGATGATGTTCCAACAAGTATTAGCGGCCCAATTTAGTAGAGTTATAGAAATCTATAAAGAGAAATTAACAAAATCAAGTGCTGAAGAATTGGAATCAAGCACTATACACAAAGGGTAA
- a CDS encoding SET domain-containing protein-lysine N-methyltransferase, with protein MIEIRTSTVSDGEFNRGVFATRDIKKGELIHEAPVIAYPNDQHQHIEKTLLADYAFEYGINHTAILLGYGMLFNHSYEPNATYEINFNNHTFDFYAYKDIKAGEEILINYNGDVDDKELLWFDQEDK; from the coding sequence ATGATTGAAATCAGAACATCTACTGTAAGTGATGGCGAATTTAATAGAGGAGTATTTGCTACACGTGATATTAAAAAGGGAGAGCTTATACATGAAGCACCAGTCATAGCTTATCCTAACGACCAGCATCAACACATTGAAAAAACATTACTTGCTGATTATGCCTTTGAGTATGGCATAAATCATACTGCAATCCTTTTAGGATATGGAATGTTGTTTAACCATTCATATGAACCGAATGCAACATATGAAATAAACTTTAATAATCACACATTTGATTTTTATGCATACAAAGATATAAAAGCAGGGGAAGAGATTCTAATTAATTATAATGGCGATGTAGATGATAAAGAGCTACTATGGTTTGATCAAGAAGACAAATAA
- the ywfM_2 gene encoding putative transporter YwfM — translation MKGNLSPFLILLAAILWGTTGTTQAFAPETAHPIAIGATRLAVGGLFLIVVVLIVGNFDFKNWPIKTTILASLSMALYQPLFFSAVSITGVAVGTVVAIGSAPILSGIIEWLYLKVRPSKVWWYSTFLSIFGCLMLFSNNESVNVDPFGILMALGAGLSFAGYTLINRTLVERHSSISVVAVVFTLSAIWLSPLLFIFDMSWVMSLQGVGVSLQLGIMATGIAYLLFVRGLKNVSSSTAVTLALAEPLTAALLGVFLLGETLNTISWIGLFLLLLGIGILMWAPKNSESKNDAMLAPKE, via the coding sequence TTGAAGGGTAATTTATCTCCTTTTTTAATATTACTGGCGGCAATACTTTGGGGAACGACGGGTACAACACAAGCCTTTGCACCAGAAACCGCACACCCGATTGCGATTGGTGCTACTCGTCTAGCTGTAGGAGGTTTATTTTTAATAGTCGTTGTGCTGATTGTAGGAAATTTTGATTTTAAAAATTGGCCTATTAAGACCACGATTTTAGCATCCTTAAGTATGGCGCTTTATCAGCCGTTATTTTTCTCAGCTGTTTCGATTACTGGAGTAGCCGTTGGAACAGTTGTAGCTATAGGTAGTGCACCGATTTTATCTGGAATTATTGAATGGCTATACTTAAAAGTTCGTCCTTCTAAGGTGTGGTGGTATTCCACATTTCTTTCGATTTTTGGGTGTCTAATGCTTTTTAGTAATAATGAGTCGGTAAACGTTGACCCATTTGGAATCCTGATGGCACTTGGAGCTGGGTTATCCTTTGCAGGGTACACTTTAATAAACAGGACCTTAGTTGAAAGGCATTCATCTATATCTGTTGTAGCGGTTGTATTCACGTTAAGTGCAATCTGGTTATCTCCATTATTATTTATATTTGATATGTCTTGGGTTATGAGCTTGCAAGGTGTGGGTGTAAGCCTTCAATTAGGAATTATGGCAACAGGAATAGCCTATCTCCTTTTTGTCAGAGGACTGAAGAATGTCTCTTCATCAACGGCTGTTACACTTGCATTAGCAGAGCCATTAACAGCTGCATTATTGGGTGTCTTCTTATTAGGGGAGACATTGAACACCATTTCATGGATAGGGCTATTCCTCTTATTACTTGGAATTGGAATATTAATGTGGGCACCCAAAAATTCAGAAAGCAAAAATGATGCTATGCTAGCTCCTAAGGAATAA
- the yobQ gene encoding putative HTH-type transcriptional regulator YobQ, whose translation MKGLNQVICEKRSYSKEFKSHQHEFGQFLFPLQGSLELQTKWQDINLDPEHCFYIPPKCDHNYRSVDRNEFLILDIPSHYLPEDTSNLYIEVDEQWASIRYLLLEESRMKASTTALVDLTRYVTNKLQMSNPPSIEYIHKHFREPITLDRLANIEHYHPVYYSSWFKKKTGKSPKVYINELRLKEAKHLLISTEWSMSKISEEVGFMNSSSFTRWFVNCEGITPQKYRVLNNS comes from the coding sequence ATGAAAGGTTTAAACCAAGTCATTTGTGAAAAAAGATCCTATTCTAAAGAGTTTAAATCTCACCAGCATGAGTTTGGGCAATTCCTTTTCCCATTACAAGGCTCCTTAGAACTACAAACGAAGTGGCAAGACATAAATCTTGACCCAGAACATTGCTTCTATATTCCTCCCAAGTGTGATCATAATTATCGATCAGTCGATAGGAATGAATTTTTAATCTTAGATATCCCGTCTCACTATTTACCAGAGGATACAAGCAATTTGTATATCGAGGTAGATGAACAGTGGGCTTCCATACGATATTTACTATTAGAAGAGTCAAGAATGAAGGCGAGTACAACCGCTCTAGTAGATTTAACAAGGTATGTAACAAACAAACTACAAATGTCTAATCCACCATCAATTGAATATATTCATAAACATTTTAGGGAGCCTATTACATTAGACAGATTGGCAAATATAGAGCATTATCACCCAGTATATTATTCTTCATGGTTTAAGAAAAAAACAGGCAAGTCCCCTAAGGTATACATAAACGAACTTCGCTTGAAAGAGGCGAAGCATTTATTGATTTCAACAGAGTGGTCGATGTCTAAAATTAGTGAAGAAGTAGGTTTTATGAATTCTTCATCCTTTACAAGATGGTTTGTTAATTGTGAGGGAATTACTCCACAAAAATATAGAGTCCTTAATAATAGTTAA
- a CDS encoding DNA mismatch repair protein MutT, translated as MNRIDALKAAVAVIILNEKNQVLLQKRSDVRLWGIPSGHIEVGETITEAAIREVKEETNLDIRIKKLIGVYSDPTSQVFEYPNGQVVHFITTCFLAEIIGGELKCNSNESLDIKFFSEENLPSDLLKMHPRWLKDALSNKEWAFIR; from the coding sequence ATGAATAGAATTGATGCATTGAAAGCTGCTGTTGCAGTGATTATTTTGAATGAGAAGAATCAAGTTTTATTACAAAAGAGGTCGGATGTACGACTCTGGGGTATTCCTTCGGGTCATATAGAAGTAGGGGAAACGATTACGGAAGCGGCAATCAGAGAAGTAAAAGAAGAAACCAATTTAGATATACGTATAAAGAAACTAATTGGAGTATATTCAGACCCTACTTCGCAAGTATTTGAATATCCTAACGGTCAAGTAGTACATTTTATAACAACTTGTTTTCTCGCTGAAATTATAGGAGGAGAACTTAAGTGTAATTCGAATGAATCGTTGGATATCAAGTTTTTTTCAGAGGAAAACCTACCATCGGATCTATTAAAAATGCACCCTAGATGGTTAAAAGATGCATTATCCAATAAGGAATGGGCGTTCATTCGTTAA
- the paiB gene encoding protease synthase and sporulation protein PAI 2 translates to MYIPKYFKVTNAEEIWDFVQKNAFGTIVTTKQGKPIATHLPLQLVKEGETYYLTGHMAYGNPQWRTFETCENVLVMFQGPHAYISSSWYEKENVPTWNYQAVHIYGTVSILENEELAQDLKMLLQKYEKHRENPVLWDKLSPEILEKELKGIVGFKMKVQEIQAANKLSQNRNEMDYQNIINKLYEEGDLYSQQMAQLMEEKTKKKQ, encoded by the coding sequence ATGTATATTCCAAAATATTTTAAGGTCACAAATGCAGAAGAAATTTGGGATTTTGTTCAAAAAAACGCTTTTGGAACGATTGTTACAACAAAACAAGGGAAACCCATTGCCACCCATTTACCATTGCAGTTAGTGAAAGAAGGGGAAACTTATTATCTCACAGGCCATATGGCTTATGGGAACCCCCAATGGAGGACATTTGAAACCTGTGAAAATGTATTGGTCATGTTTCAAGGACCTCATGCTTATATTTCTTCCTCTTGGTATGAAAAGGAAAATGTCCCGACGTGGAATTATCAAGCAGTACATATTTATGGAACAGTTAGCATTTTGGAAAATGAAGAGTTAGCTCAGGACTTAAAAATGTTGCTGCAAAAATACGAAAAACATCGAGAAAATCCAGTTTTATGGGATAAGCTATCACCGGAAATTTTAGAGAAGGAACTCAAAGGCATTGTTGGATTTAAGATGAAAGTACAAGAAATTCAAGCTGCCAATAAGCTAAGTCAAAATCGTAATGAAATGGACTATCAAAATATCATTAATAAACTCTATGAAGAAGGGGATTTATACTCGCAACAAATGGCACAATTGATGGAGGAAAAGACTAAAAAGAAACAATAG
- the paiA gene encoding spermidine/spermine N(1)-acetyltransferase produces the protein MTVEIRKCNMDDLQTLQEISIETFYEAFKDQNSTENMEAYLESAFNLNQLKKELTNISSQFYFVIFHNEIVGYLKLNTGDAQSEKMGNESLEIERIYLKSKVQKNGLGKLLINKAIEIARESNKKKIWLGVWEKNDNAIAFYKKMGFIQTGTHSFYMGEEEQQDFIMTKTLI, from the coding sequence ATGACTGTAGAAATTAGAAAGTGCAACATGGATGATTTACAAACACTTCAAGAAATAAGTATAGAAACATTTTACGAAGCATTTAAAGATCAGAATTCAACGGAAAATATGGAGGCTTACCTGGAGAGCGCATTTAACTTAAACCAATTAAAAAAAGAGCTAACTAATATTTCCTCTCAGTTCTACTTTGTTATTTTTCATAATGAGATCGTAGGATACCTTAAGCTCAATACCGGTGATGCACAGTCGGAAAAAATGGGCAATGAATCACTTGAAATTGAACGGATTTATTTAAAAAGTAAAGTCCAAAAGAACGGACTTGGTAAGTTATTGATAAATAAAGCAATTGAAATTGCAAGAGAGAGCAATAAAAAGAAAATTTGGCTTGGTGTATGGGAAAAGAATGATAATGCAATCGCGTTTTACAAGAAAATGGGGTTTATTCAAACGGGTACCCACTCTTTTTATATGGGTGAAGAAGAGCAACAAGACTTCATTATGACAAAAACGCTTATATAA
- a CDS encoding MarR family transcriptional regulator, producing MKEILREIGMIARALDSISNIEFKEYDLTKGQYLYIVRVCENPGIIQEKLAELIKVDRTTAARAIKKLVINGFIEKREDPQNKKIKRLFPTEEGEKIYPFLKREHDYSNSIALAGISETEVETLFNLLQKVRKNVEKDWEFVKKGNKRIY from the coding sequence ATGAAGGAAATTCTACGTGAAATTGGAATGATCGCTAGGGCACTGGATTCTATTAGTAATATCGAATTTAAAGAATATGACCTTACAAAAGGACAGTATTTGTACATTGTAAGGGTATGTGAAAACCCTGGAATCATTCAAGAAAAGTTAGCCGAGTTGATAAAAGTAGATCGAACAACGGCTGCTCGTGCTATAAAAAAGCTAGTGATTAATGGATTTATAGAAAAAAGAGAAGACCCACAAAACAAAAAAATTAAAAGACTCTTTCCTACAGAAGAGGGAGAGAAAATTTACCCTTTCTTAAAAAGAGAACATGATTATTCAAATAGCATAGCACTTGCTGGAATTTCCGAAACAGAGGTTGAAACTTTATTCAATCTACTTCAAAAAGTAAGAAAAAATGTTGAAAAAGATTGGGAATTTGTAAAAAAGGGAAATAAGAGAATTTATTAA
- the ywjA gene encoding putative ABC transporter ATP-binding protein YwjA has translation MISRFFTYYKPHKRLFLIDFISAIIVAILELAFPLAVQWFIDQLLPTREWDMIVKVSILLLLTYILSTVLNFIVNYLGHKLGINIETDMRQQLFNHFQKQSFSFFDNMKTGHVMSRITNDLFDIGEFAHHGPEDFFIAIMTFVGTFIILFTINPMLAFIVLVMVPFLIWLITFSNKKMNHAWKEMYGKVADVNSRVEDSIAGIRVVKSFTNEEFESKRFKTQNGFFRQAKLYAYKIMAGTHSSIYMMTRLLTLVVLIVGAWLCFNGQLTDGEFISFILYTNVLIKPIDKISALLELYPKGMAGFKRFTEMLDKSPDVEDRPNAITVDKLNGDIAFHNVSFSYENNKKVLDNISFHVKAGETIALVGPSGAGKTTICSLIPRFYDVESGAITIDDLDIRDMTQQSLRKQIGIVQQDVFLFTGTIRENIAYGRLDASFEKIQAAAEKAHLKEFIEGLPDGFETEIGERGLKLSGGQKQRLAIARMFLKNPPILILDEATSALDTETEKIIQTSLSELAQNRTTLIIAHRLSTVRDADQVLVVTSNGIEERGTYDDLVAADGIFAKLHHIQFK, from the coding sequence ATGATATCTCGTTTTTTTACATATTACAAACCACATAAACGGTTATTTTTGATTGATTTTATTAGTGCCATAATCGTTGCTATTTTAGAACTTGCTTTCCCATTGGCGGTGCAATGGTTTATTGATCAACTTCTTCCTACTCGTGAATGGGACATGATTGTGAAGGTAAGTATTTTATTATTACTAACTTATATCCTTAGTACGGTGCTTAATTTTATCGTGAATTATTTAGGGCATAAGCTAGGGATTAATATTGAAACTGATATGCGTCAGCAATTGTTTAACCATTTTCAAAAGCAATCCTTTTCATTTTTTGACAATATGAAAACAGGGCATGTGATGAGTCGTATTACGAATGATTTATTTGATATCGGAGAGTTTGCTCATCACGGACCGGAAGATTTCTTTATCGCTATCATGACCTTTGTTGGAACATTCATTATTTTATTTACAATAAACCCGATGCTTGCCTTTATTGTTTTAGTAATGGTGCCATTTTTAATTTGGCTGATTACATTTAGTAATAAAAAAATGAATCACGCGTGGAAAGAAATGTACGGAAAAGTTGCAGATGTAAATAGTCGTGTGGAAGATAGTATCGCAGGGATTCGTGTTGTTAAGTCTTTTACTAATGAAGAATTTGAATCTAAACGTTTTAAAACACAAAATGGTTTCTTCCGACAAGCCAAACTATACGCCTATAAAATCATGGCTGGAACCCATTCTAGTATTTATATGATGACTCGCCTTTTAACTCTTGTTGTACTAATTGTGGGTGCGTGGCTTTGCTTTAACGGACAACTAACAGATGGTGAATTTATTAGCTTTATTTTGTATACCAATGTATTGATCAAACCAATTGATAAAATTAGTGCGTTACTCGAGCTATATCCAAAAGGAATGGCGGGCTTTAAACGTTTTACTGAAATGTTAGATAAAAGTCCTGATGTTGAAGATCGACCTAATGCAATAACAGTTGATAAGCTAAATGGTGATATCGCTTTTCATAACGTTTCATTTAGCTATGAAAACAACAAAAAGGTGCTCGATAATATTTCCTTCCATGTAAAGGCCGGGGAAACCATTGCCCTTGTTGGTCCGTCTGGAGCAGGTAAAACAACAATTTGCTCGCTCATCCCACGTTTTTACGATGTGGAAAGTGGAGCTATAACGATTGATGACCTTGATATTCGAGATATGACACAACAATCCTTACGTAAACAAATTGGGATTGTCCAACAAGATGTCTTTTTATTCACTGGTACAATCCGAGAAAATATTGCCTATGGACGTTTAGACGCAAGCTTTGAGAAAATACAAGCAGCTGCAGAAAAAGCCCATTTAAAAGAATTTATAGAAGGATTACCAGATGGATTTGAAACAGAAATTGGAGAAAGGGGCTTAAAGCTATCAGGTGGACAAAAGCAACGATTGGCCATTGCTCGTATGTTCCTGAAAAACCCACCAATTTTAATATTGGATGAAGCCACTTCTGCACTTGATACAGAGACAGAAAAAATCATTCAAACTTCTTTAAGTGAGCTCGCTCAAAATCGTACAACATTAATCATCGCCCATCGTCTATCAACCGTTCGCGATGCCGATCAAGTGCTCGTCGTCACTTCAAATGGGATAGAAGAACGAGGAACATACGATGATCTTGTTGCAGCTGATGGAATTTTTGCAAAGCTCCACCATATTCAGTTTAAGTAG